The uncultured Carboxylicivirga sp. genomic interval TTATCCTCAAAGCATTATTTGGGCTTTTTATTTTAAGAAAGCTACTCGATTTAGTCAGTTAAAGCATTTTCAGTTATAAGAGAGGTAATAATTCTTCAAGTTTATTACTTCGTGAGCCTTTAATTAATATATACGAGTCTTTTAATTGATTCTTTTTCAGAGATGCAATACATTCTGCATTGGTGGTAAAATGTATGTATTGTTTATTTATGCCTGAGAATTCCTCGCCAATCAGTATTACTTTGTTGAATGAGCAATTGTCAATTAATTCAATAAGCTTTTGGTGTTCCTTTTCAGAATCTTTTCCTAACTCTTTCATACCACCAAGAATTACAATCTTTTTGTCTTCTTCAATTTGGTTGAAATTATCCAAAGCAACCACCATGCTTGATGGATTAGCATTGTAAGCATCCATTATAATTTTATTTTCATTCGTTTGGATAAATTGAGAGCGATTGTTAGTTGGAGAATAATTAGTTAATGCTTTATTTATTGCTTCTGGTTCAACGTCGAAGTATCTTCCAATAGCAATAGCAGCATTTATGTTTTCTAAGTTGTATGAGCCAATTAAATTAGTAGTTGTTTCGTATCTATTATTTGTTTTGTAGTCATCCCATTCAATACTTACAAAAGGATTTAATGAGGTTATTTTTGCTTCGATATTACTATTTTTTCCGTATTCAAACTTATTGGTATTTGATTTGGCCATTTCCTTCAAATGAAGATTACTTTTATTGATGAAAATTGTCTTCTCATTTTTAAGTGCATATTGGTACATTTCACCTTTTGCTTTTTTTACTCCTTCAAATGATCCAAATCCTTCAAGATGTGCTTTGCCTACGTTTGTAATCAAACAGTAATCCGGCTCAGCTATATTGCATAGTAATTCTATTTCACCCATATGATTTGCGCCCATTTCAACAATGCCAATTTCCAAATCATTCGAAAAGGAAAGGAGAGTTAACGGTACACCAATATGATTGTTGAAATTTCCGGCTGTGGCTTTAGTTTTGTATTTTTCTGAAAGAACTGTATTAATTAGCTCCTTTGAGGTGGTTTTTCCATTAGTGCCAGTGATAGATATGATGGGGAAGGTAAGGTGTTTACGGTGGTAATTAGCTAATTGTTGTAACGTTAACAGTGTATCCTCTACAATAAATACATTCTCTAGGGTGCTGAATTCTGAATTGCTACTGATTGCATAAGTGGCACCTTGGGATAAGACTTCGTCAATATATTTATTACCATCAAAATTACTGCCTTTTAAGGCTACAAACATCGAATTATCAGGGCAGTTTCTACTATCAGTTGAAATTCCTGAGGATTGGCAGAAAGCCTTATAAATATCTTTAATCTTATCCATTTTCAGAGGTATATTTTATTGATGAACGAAAATAAAAAAAAAGAGGCTGACCTGAATGGTCAACCTCTTATATCTTTGGAATTATATGCTATTATTTTTTCTTGCCTGAAATAGGGCTTCCTACACGTGTCATAGCACAACGGAAACCTAAGTCATCACGACTTTCACGTTCGTCTAAGTAACGACGAGCACCTGGAGCTAACCAATAAGCACGGTCTCTCCAACCTCCACCTTTGTATACTCTTGAACGGTCGCTCACTAAACTTCCTAAGCTACTATTAGGTGCTCCAGAGTACATGCTACCAGTACTTTTTTCTGAATCAACCCATGTTGAACCCTCAGAAATATTAGTTACTGCATCGCCATCATCAAAGTTACGGTTATCAGCAGTACGATAATTCTTGCGGTTCATAATGTCTTTGTCAGTCTCTGGTCTGTATCGAATGTGACCTAAGCTGTCTTTTTCAACAATGTAGCCTTCTTCATCAAGAACTTTTTGTTTGAATACGTTACCACGATAAGGGCTGAATTCATCCATGTCTTCGAATGATAGAGGACGGAATACATCAGCAACCCACTCGTTAACGTTACCAGCCATACAGTATAAACCATAATCGTTTGGATAATATGAGTGAACATCAACAGTAACATCACCTCCATCATTTAAGTCACCGGCCATACCCATCATATCACCATTTCCTCTTACAAAGTTAGCCATCATTTTACCTCTTTCCTTTTTATCGGCATTACGTAAGATATGACCATCCCAAGGATAGATACGACGATTTGTCATTCTTTCATCGTAAGAGTTTCCAATCAAACCTAAAGCAGCATATTCCCACTCAGCTTCGGTTGGGAGGCGATACTTTGGTAATAAAAGACCATCATCCCATCTTACACGACGACTTTCGTTATTTGGATTAAGGTCTTCCATTGGTCTTTTACCTTGGATACCTTCATATTGTCCATATAAGTATGCTTCTGTGTCAAAAACGTTTTCGTTTTGTTGATTAACATCTAATTCAAGAATACCTTCTTGTACTAAGATATTTTCGTTTACACGATCAGTACGCCATTTACAGTAGTCTTGTGCTTGAATATGATTGACACCAACTACAGGGTACTCTGCATAAGCTGGGTGACGTAAATAATTTTCAACCATTGGCTCATTGTATGCCATTGGACGACGCCAAACTAATGTGTCAGGTAAAGCCTTTCGGTATACTTCGGGGTAATCAACATACACACGGTTAATCCAGAATAAATATTCAAGGTAGTCAACATTTCGAACTTCTGTTTCATCCATGTAAAACGATGGAACAGTAACTCTACGTGGAGCATTATTCCATTCATAAAGTACATCTTGCTCAACGCGACCCATAATAAAGGTACCACCTTCAATAAATACAAGACCAGGACCTGTTTCCTGTTCGTAACCAGCCTTATATTCAAAACCACCATTGTCGGGAGTATTATATTCCCAACCTGTAGTTGATGAAACGCTTTTGTTGCCCTTACCACTTTTGCATGATGAAAAACCAACCATACTTAAAGCAAAAATAGCCAGAATAATTCCGTTTTTAATCCTCATAGCTTATAGTATTGTAATCTAATTTTCAAAAATTTATGAAACAAATTTACTTTAAAAGTAACGTTTAATTGCCTTTGTTATACTGCAAAAATATAAAAAGGTTATACCAAAAGAAGGTTTAATGCTTTTTTTTATTTGCATATATGCAAAGAGCAATTTTTCGATATTATAAACGTTAAATATAGGAAAATCTTGTGCCGAAAGAGTTATTTTTGCAGCTTTTTGTTGATAAATAGTTTTTGACTTCGGTTGTAAGCGTATGATTTAAAGTAGTATTTAAACATTGCAACGATTTTAATGTTTATTTTACACATTTGTAAATAATATGGTAAGGATAGTAATATTAGTAATATTTTCGATTTGGTTCTCAGTTGGATTAAGAGCTCAAACTATTAGTGAAACTAAAGTTATACAGTGGAATCGGTGTGATGAATCCAATCCGTTATTGAGTTTTTCAAATCAGTCAGGGGTTACGACTGAAGAATTACCATTATTAATGGTTAGATATCCATTGCCTTCAAATAATCTTACACTCCAGGACATAAAAGTAAAACTAAATGTTCTTGAACAAAATGCAACAAATGCAGTCGAAACAGCTTTGATAAAAAAAATGGATGTTAATGCTATAACTTATAGTGAAACGCACATTGTCACCATCAGGAAAAAGAACTATCTCGAAATTCAGATGGTACCTATAGTATTTAATGAAGATTTAAAAGTATATAATAAAATAAATTGTATTCAAATACAGGTAGATACAATAAAAACATCGTATTCGACTGCTTTAACAACTATCAATAATTCTTCTGTAGCTGAGCATTCTGTATTAAGTTCTGGAAGATGGATTAAAATAGGCATTACAGAATCTGGAATTCATAAAATACCATATTCGTTATTGAGTTCATGGGGATTTTCTGATGGAGCAAATGTAAAAGTATTTGGTAACGGTGGAAATATGTTACCTAAAAGTAATGGCATGAGTCGGATTGATGATTTAGCTGAAAATGCGGTTATGCATGCGAATAATGCTATTTATTTTTATGCTCAAGGACCAACAGAATGGACCTATAATACGCAACGCGATATGTTTGTACAACAAATTAATGATTATTCTGATGAAGCATATTATTTTCTAACCGAAGATGTTGGTGAAGGTAGAGAAGTTCAGGTAAGTACTGATGCTTATGATACCTATAATGTAGAAACAAATGAATATGATAGCTATGACTATTATGAGGCTGAAATGTATAATATAATCAAGTCGGGAAGAACATGGTATGGAGATCGTATAGAAGTAGGGACTCCCGTTGATTTTGAGTTTAATTTTCCAAATTTGGTAAAAGATCAACCAGTAAAGTTGTTAACTAATGTAATAGGGCGTTCAAGTTCAGTATCATATATGAATATATTTGTAAATGGTTCAGAACAAGCATTACATAGTATATCTATTCCTTCGGTAACCTACGGTACGACGACGGGAAATGCTGCTCAAAAAGGGATAGCTGATGCTTCATTTTATAGTAATTCAAATACTATTCAGGTTGGTCTAGAATATCGTTCTAATTCAGGTGGCGCATATTCATATTTAAATTATTTATGTATAAACGCTAAGGAGTCTTTAATATTAAATGATGAATTAGCCTTTCGGAATAAGGATGTTATAGGAAATAGCAATGTGGTAAGATATTATATTGATAATACGAATAACAACTCTATATTGTGGAATATTACCAATCACACATCACCTGTTTCTATTAATTTGGAGGACTATGGAAATAAAAGGGGATTTACCGCCGAAGCCAGATATTTAAAAGAGTATATAGTATTTAATCCTTCAGCAAATTTTCCACAACCAACATTTTTAGAAGAAGTTTCTAATCAGGATTTGCATGGAGCTACGGTTCCGGAAATGCTAATTGTTGCGAATCCTATATTTAAAGATCAGGCAGAAAGACTAGCCGCTTTGCATTTAGAACATTCTGGTTTGCAGTGCTTGGTAGTTGAGCCGGAACTGGTGTATAATGAATTCTCATCCGGTCAACCTGATGTTTGTGCACTACGAGATTATGCTCGCTTTTTATATGAAAAACAAGATGGGTTTAAATATTTATTGTTGTTTGGCAATGGTTCATATGATAATAGAAGTATCGATTCTGATAATACCAATTTTATATTAACTTATCAATCAGAAAACTCAATTAATTTTTCAAATTCATATGTGTCAGATGATTTTTATGGCTTTCTGGATTTAAATGAGGGTGAAAATATTCAAACTAATAAGCTGGATATAGGTATTGGAAGATTTCCTGTGAATAACACAATGGAGGCGAAGGCTGTCGTTGATAAAATAGAAAATTATCTCTTCGGTTCTGATTATAGTAATTGGAAAGGTACTTTAACATTTGTTGGGGATGATGGGGATAGTAATCTTCATATGTGGCAGGCTGATTCGCTAACTAGAATGGTTAACACGAGTAATCCTGAATTCGACATCAATAAAATTTATCTGGATGCCTATGTTAAGGAGACAAACACTGCTGGTGATCGTTATCCAGATGCACATGATGCGATTATGGACGCCATTGGTAATGGAACACTGATTTTTAATTATACAGGTCATGGAAGTGAAAATCAATTGGCACATGAAAATATTTTAAATCGTACGGATATTCAGGGATTAACCAACGCTAATAAGTTGCCTTTATTTGTAACAGCAACATGTGAATTTAGCCGTTTTGATGATAAGACGCTTAGAGACGGTTCTGCTGGTGAGGCAGTGTTAATATCTCCTAATGGTGGTGGAATTGGGCTTTTAACTACAACACGCGTAGCTTGGTCTAATTCTAATTTTTCATTAAATAAAACACTATATGAAAATATATTTCAGCAGGGTGAGTACGGAGAAATACCTCGATTGGGGGATATTATTTGTAAAACTAAAAATGCAATAAGCAATACTATTAATAAATTGAATTTTACATTGTTAGGCGACCCAGCATTGCAGTTGGCTTATCCAAGTAACAATATATTAATTGAAAAGCTAAATGGAGAAACTAATCCGGAAAAACAAGACACTTTAAAAGCCTTAGATTTAGTAAATATAGAAGGTTTAGTCGATGGAGAACAAACTGATATTTTTAAATCAGGAACAGTAAACGTCAGAGTATTTGATAAACCTGTTACTGCTACAACACAGGGGAATACGGGTAATGTTCCTTTTGGATATGAGGTGTTTGAAAGTCGGATTTTTAATGGAGATGTGGATGTAAAAGATGGTCGTTTTACGGTTTCTTTTATGGTACCTAAAGATATTAAATACAATGTTGATAATGGAAGAGTTAGTTTTTATGGATCAGATACTGATTTAAATGAAGCGTTTGGTGCCAGTAATACAATTAAAGTTGGTAGCATGACGAACAATCCTCCAGATGATAATGAAGGGCCTGAAATAGTAGCGTGGTTAAACGACGAAAGTTTTGAAAATGGCGATATTACAGGATCTAGTCCTATTTTAGAAGCTAATTTTTTCGATGAGAGTGGTATAAATGCTAGTGGAGTTGGTATTGGGCATGACATAACGCTAACGATAGATGATAACAGAGCTAATTCAATTATTCTAAATGATTATTACAGCTCAGTAAACAATACCTATAAGAAAGGGAGCTTATCATATCAGCTTCCTGCGTTAGAAAAAGGAGATCATGTATTGCAGTTAAAGGCTTGGGATAATGTAAACAATTCATCAACCATAGAACTTTCATTTAAAGTTGAAATTTCTGGAGAATTGAAAATATCAAATTCAATGTTATACCCTAATCCAATCAGATCTTCCGAAACTGTATTTATTTCGTTTGAACATGATTCTCCCAACTCAACCTTAAATACTACATTACGTCTTTATGATTTAAGTGGAAGAAGAATCGATGAGGTTAGTCAGCAGGTTCCTTCTGTTGGAATTGCAGTTACGGCTTTTCAATATCAGATTCCTTCTGTTGTGAGAAGAGGGATGTATATCTTAAAAAGTGACTTTTCAACTAATGAAGGACAACAAGGTAGTTTCTCAAAAAAAATATTGGTGATAGAATAATATTTAGAAAAAAACACAGTTTGTTTTATAATAGTCAGGGGAAGACATTAATTTTGAAATTTCAAAAATGAATAATAGAATTAGTATGAAGAAGAATTTATTAAAGATTGGAACAGCACTCATTATCCTGTCTTTAAACTTTATATTTATAGAGGCTCAAACACCAATACAAACCGCTGTACCATTCTTAAATATTAATCCAGAATCACGGTCTGGAGGTATGGGAGATGTAGGTGCAGCTACTTCGCCAGATATGAATTCGCAACATTTAAATCCTGCCAAATATGCTTTTATCGAAAGTAGCATGGGGGTGTCTGTATCTTTTACTCCGTGGTTAAGATCTTTGGTAAATGATATTAATATGTATTATGTAACTTATCATTACCGAATGGATAAGATGCAAACATTAAGTGCATCGTTAAGATATTTTTCAATGGGGCAAATTACATTTACAGGTGCTGATGGAACTGACCAGTATACAGGTAGTCCCAATGAATTTGCATTAGATGCAGCATATTCAAGAATTTTATCAGAAAAATTCTCAGGAGCGGTTGCTTTCCGATATATCAGATCTGATTTAACTAATGGGTATGGAGATAACGGAGCTTTAAGTGCTGGTAACGCATTTGCTGCCGATGTTGCTTTTTACTTTGTTAATCCAATGAGGGTAAATCGAAATGACGCAGAATTTTCTGCTGGTTTAAATATTTCTAATATTGGATCAAAAATTAGTTACGATAAGGTGAATAAAGAGTTTATACCAACTAACATAAAATTGGGGGTTGGTTTTGCCATGGATATGGATAAATACAACTCAATTTCGTTTGCTTTAGATGCTAATAAACTATTGGTACCGTCAGCACAATTAAGTGGTGATGGAGAAGATATGACAGGTTTGTCAGTTCCTGCAGCAATATTTAAATCGTTTGGAGATCACACTGATGGTTTTTCAGGTGAACTGCAGGAGATCACCGTTTCGCTGGGGGCCGAGTATTGGTATGATAAACAATTTGCATTAAGAGCTGGTTATTTTCATGAAAACGAAAATCAAGGAAATCGTAAATTTGCTTCTGCGGGTGCAGGATTACGATTTAATGCCTTTCAATTAGATGCATCTTATATTATTCCAATTGTAGCAAATAATCCACTTGGAAATACAATGCGTTTTTCCTTATCGTTTGATTTAAGTGAGATGAATGGAGGTAATAAAAAGAAACGTAGATAAAGAGTTATGAAAATAAGAGTTGGCTTTGGATACGATGTTCATAAGTTGGGCCAAGGAGAAGAATTATGGATAGGTGGAATCAAAGTTGATCATAGTAAAGGAAGTATAGGTCATTCAGATGGTGATGTTTTAATACATGCCATCTGCGATGCTTTATTAGGTGCTGCAAATATGCGCGATATTGGTTTTCACTTCCCCGATACTGATCCATCATTAAAGGGCATTGATAGTAAAATCATATTACGAAAAACGGTTGAGTTAATCACTGATAAAGGATTTTCTATCGGTAATATTGATTCAACAATTGCATTGCAAAAACCAAAGCTCAAAGATTTGATCCCTACAATGCAAAAGGTACTGGCCGAGAATATGGGAGTTGATATGGAAGATGTTGCCATAAAAGCCACTACAACCGAGAAGTTAGGCTTTGTAGGAACCGAAGATGGAATAGCTGCTTATGCTACAGTATTGATTTCAAAATAAAGTGAGATGAATGAGGTTGAAAAGTTGGTTCAGGAAAAAGATGCAATAGTTCTTTATTTTTCACATGATGGATGTAGCGTTTGTAAGGTTCTTAAACCGAAGGTGAAAGAACTAATAGAAGAAAAATACCCGAAGAGTGAATTTGCCTATATTAATACTGTTGAACAACCCGAAATAGCTGCTAGTTATCAGGTTTTTGCAGTGCCAACGGTATTAGTCTATTTTCAAGGTAAAGAGTATTATCGTTTTAGTCGTAATATCGGATTGACTCAAATAGATGAAGCAATAGCACGACCTTATCAACTTTTATTTTAATTATACGATTCTCCACATAAGCAATATTTCTAGCGTTAGGCCGTTTTTAGCTTTGTAATAAATGTTTATTTTTGAGTTTTATTAAACAATGGAGTTAATGCCCTTTTTGTCGAAATCTTACCGAAATATTTTTCTTTTTGTTATTGTTTCACTTCTTTTTTCTTGTTCAGGAGGAAAGAAAATGGGTAATGCCAATAAGGCATATCTTATTGGGGAGTACGACAGGGGTGCTAAGCAGTTCAAAAAAGCTTATAAGAAAGAAAAGAATAAGTACACGCAAGGTGAGATTTCGTTTTACATGGGCGAATGTTATCGACACACCAACAAGTATAATAAGGCAGCAAGTAGTTATAAACGGAGTGTAAGATATAAATATGAAAATATTGATGCAGAGCTCTACATGGCACAATGTTATCTGGCAACAGGTAAATACGACGATGCTGAAGAGGCTTTTAAAAGTTACCTTGATAAAAAAGCGTTAGACAGAAGAGCTCAAAACGGATTAGCTTCCATTCGGTTGGTTGAATCCGATTCAATAAAAACCCGTTATCAGGTTGAAAAAATTAAAGGCTTAAGTACTACTCGTTACAGTGATTTTTGTCCTGGATATGCCAGTACCGACTATGATCAGGTATATTTCTCTTCGATGCGAACCGAGAAAAAGGCAAAGCGACGAAGTAGGATTACAGGTCAAGGTGTCTCTAATATATATATGTCGAGGATTGATGCTAAAGGTGATTGGACTGATCCTGAAATGATAGATGAATCAATCAATACGCAGTTTGATGAAGGTTCAGGAACCATGTCTTCAGACGGTAAAACAATGTATTTTACCAAGTGCCCATATAATAACGAAGAACCATTGACCGCGCAAATTTTCGAGGTAACTCGTTCGGGAGGCAAGTGGGGAGAACCAACGCAAATTGCTATTGGTGGCGATAGCTTATTAGTGGCGCATCCGGCTATTTCGCCCGATGGTAATACTCTTTATTTTGTTAGTGATATGCCAGGTGGTGAAGGCGGAAAAGATATATGGAAAGCTGCTAAAGGAGGTGAAAGTGGATGGGGCGAACCTATAAATATGGGAAATGTAATCAATACTCCGGGTGATGAAATGTTTCCTTATGTTCGAGATGATGGTAGTCTTTATTTTGCTTCTAACGGACATGTGGGATATGGTGGTTTAGATATTTATCGGGCTGTTTTTGATGAGGAAGCTGGCTATTATAGAGTTTCTAATTTGGGAAAACCCATCAATAGCGAGGGCGATGATTTTGGTATTGTGTTCAAAGGCATGGAAGAAGAAGGTTTGTTAAGCTCTTCGCGAGGTAGCTCCAAAGGTGTTGATAATATTTACTCGTTTATTCTTCCAAAACTAGAATTTAGTATGAAGGGGCGTGTTTTTGCTCAGAACGAAGAAACACCTATAACCGAAGCATATGTCCGTCTGATCGGTAGTGATGGTACCAATATCAAACTGAATGTTAAAGAAGATGGTGCATTTGGGTTTCAATTAAAAAAGCAAACCGATTATGTTTTTATGGTAGCTTCAAAAGGGTATTTTAACTACAAACACAAATTTACAACTGTTGGTTTAAGCGATAATAAAGAGTTTGAATTTGATGTGCCAATGATGCCAATGGAAGATGCTATTATGTTTCAGAATTTATATTTCGAGAAAGGTAAATACGATTTAAATAATGATTCGAAGCAAGAGTTAGATCGTTTGGTTGCCATACTGGATATGAATCAAAGCATTGTATTGGATATTGCAGCACATGCATCGGGTGAGGGAAGCGAAACTGAATCGATTGTGTTGAGTCAGAAGAGGGCCGAAGCTGTAATGAATTATTTACTATCAAAAGGTGTAAAAACACAACGTCTATCAGCTAAAGGATATGGAGATACGCAACCGGTTGAAGTGAATGCTAAATTGGCTCGTAAATATGATTTTTTAGTACAAGGAACTACTTTAACACCAGTTATTATTGGACAAATGCGTGGAAATGCTAATAAACGTACCGCCAACGAAATAAATCGTAGAATAGAGTTTAAGATTCACAAAAACGAAGACTCAGAATAGTTGTTTGATCCATTGAATAAGTGGATCAGCCAGATAAGTTAGGGCGAAAGTCCATAATAATATACCGGCAATCATATAAAACAGAAACTTCTTTCTTTCGGTCAAAACCATCATCCCTATAAGTAAAGATAAGATTGGGCCGATTAGTCCGGTTACCATTAAACCTAGTGCAGCCACTCCATATTTATCCATCCACTTAGTGAATTTCTTTTTATTATTTTCGAGTTTCTTTTGGCCAAATTTATTCATCAGCCAAGATCGAAATCGATCTCCTGCAAAAAACAGGATTACAATAAGAGAGATGGATCCTAATGCAGTACAAACGGCTGATTCCACCGGGCTTAATCCCATAGCCAATCCTAATGGCACTCCTTTATATATTCCTGCTGCTCCTGTTAGATAAACAGCTATATATTTTGCTAATTCTTCCATTTAGTAGTTTGAGGCTGCAATTATACTAATATTCGTGAATACCTAAAAGCGGCATTATTCCTACGGTTTGATGTTTTTATTTGAGTTATAAGATATAGAAGTAATAGCTTAGTTGTGTTTTTTACCCATTTGTTGAGCAATAAAACTAATAATGATGAGCTGAATGGCATGGTATAGCATTATAGGAAGTAATAATAATCCCAAACTAGCCGAGCCTTTAAATAGAACTCCTGCCATAACTGTTCCGTGGGCAAGCGATTTTTTCGATCCACAAAAAAGAGCTGTGATTCGATCTACTCGTTTAAGTTTTACCCAGCTACTCACTAGATTAATTAAGGTATAAACCAATATAAATAGTAGGATTACGGCTATGGT includes:
- the porU gene encoding type IX secretion system sortase PorU, which translates into the protein MVRIVILVIFSIWFSVGLRAQTISETKVIQWNRCDESNPLLSFSNQSGVTTEELPLLMVRYPLPSNNLTLQDIKVKLNVLEQNATNAVETALIKKMDVNAITYSETHIVTIRKKNYLEIQMVPIVFNEDLKVYNKINCIQIQVDTIKTSYSTALTTINNSSVAEHSVLSSGRWIKIGITESGIHKIPYSLLSSWGFSDGANVKVFGNGGNMLPKSNGMSRIDDLAENAVMHANNAIYFYAQGPTEWTYNTQRDMFVQQINDYSDEAYYFLTEDVGEGREVQVSTDAYDTYNVETNEYDSYDYYEAEMYNIIKSGRTWYGDRIEVGTPVDFEFNFPNLVKDQPVKLLTNVIGRSSSVSYMNIFVNGSEQALHSISIPSVTYGTTTGNAAQKGIADASFYSNSNTIQVGLEYRSNSGGAYSYLNYLCINAKESLILNDELAFRNKDVIGNSNVVRYYIDNTNNNSILWNITNHTSPVSINLEDYGNKRGFTAEARYLKEYIVFNPSANFPQPTFLEEVSNQDLHGATVPEMLIVANPIFKDQAERLAALHLEHSGLQCLVVEPELVYNEFSSGQPDVCALRDYARFLYEKQDGFKYLLLFGNGSYDNRSIDSDNTNFILTYQSENSINFSNSYVSDDFYGFLDLNEGENIQTNKLDIGIGRFPVNNTMEAKAVVDKIENYLFGSDYSNWKGTLTFVGDDGDSNLHMWQADSLTRMVNTSNPEFDINKIYLDAYVKETNTAGDRYPDAHDAIMDAIGNGTLIFNYTGHGSENQLAHENILNRTDIQGLTNANKLPLFVTATCEFSRFDDKTLRDGSAGEAVLISPNGGGIGLLTTTRVAWSNSNFSLNKTLYENIFQQGEYGEIPRLGDIICKTKNAISNTINKLNFTLLGDPALQLAYPSNNILIEKLNGETNPEKQDTLKALDLVNIEGLVDGEQTDIFKSGTVNVRVFDKPVTATTQGNTGNVPFGYEVFESRIFNGDVDVKDGRFTVSFMVPKDIKYNVDNGRVSFYGSDTDLNEAFGASNTIKVGSMTNNPPDDNEGPEIVAWLNDESFENGDITGSSPILEANFFDESGINASGVGIGHDITLTIDDNRANSIILNDYYSSVNNTYKKGSLSYQLPALEKGDHVLQLKAWDNVNNSSTIELSFKVEISGELKISNSMLYPNPIRSSETVFISFEHDSPNSTLNTTLRLYDLSGRRIDEVSQQVPSVGIAVTAFQYQIPSVVRRGMYILKSDFSTNEGQQGSFSKKILVIE
- the gldJ gene encoding gliding motility lipoprotein GldJ produces the protein MRIKNGIILAIFALSMVGFSSCKSGKGNKSVSSTTGWEYNTPDNGGFEYKAGYEQETGPGLVFIEGGTFIMGRVEQDVLYEWNNAPRRVTVPSFYMDETEVRNVDYLEYLFWINRVYVDYPEVYRKALPDTLVWRRPMAYNEPMVENYLRHPAYAEYPVVGVNHIQAQDYCKWRTDRVNENILVQEGILELDVNQQNENVFDTEAYLYGQYEGIQGKRPMEDLNPNNESRRVRWDDGLLLPKYRLPTEAEWEYAALGLIGNSYDERMTNRRIYPWDGHILRNADKKERGKMMANFVRGNGDMMGMAGDLNDGGDVTVDVHSYYPNDYGLYCMAGNVNEWVADVFRPLSFEDMDEFSPYRGNVFKQKVLDEEGYIVEKDSLGHIRYRPETDKDIMNRKNYRTADNRNFDDGDAVTNISEGSTWVDSEKSTGSMYSGAPNSSLGSLVSDRSRVYKGGGWRDRAYWLAPGARRYLDERESRDDLGFRCAMTRVGSPISGKKK
- a CDS encoding thioredoxin family protein, whose amino-acid sequence is MNEVEKLVQEKDAIVLYFSHDGCSVCKVLKPKVKELIEEKYPKSEFAYINTVEQPEIAASYQVFAVPTVLVYFQGKEYYRFSRNIGLTQIDEAIARPYQLLF
- the ispF gene encoding 2-C-methyl-D-erythritol 2,4-cyclodiphosphate synthase → MKIRVGFGYDVHKLGQGEELWIGGIKVDHSKGSIGHSDGDVLIHAICDALLGAANMRDIGFHFPDTDPSLKGIDSKIILRKTVELITDKGFSIGNIDSTIALQKPKLKDLIPTMQKVLAENMGVDMEDVAIKATTTEKLGFVGTEDGIAAYATVLISK
- a CDS encoding OmpA family protein — translated: MPFLSKSYRNIFLFVIVSLLFSCSGGKKMGNANKAYLIGEYDRGAKQFKKAYKKEKNKYTQGEISFYMGECYRHTNKYNKAASSYKRSVRYKYENIDAELYMAQCYLATGKYDDAEEAFKSYLDKKALDRRAQNGLASIRLVESDSIKTRYQVEKIKGLSTTRYSDFCPGYASTDYDQVYFSSMRTEKKAKRRSRITGQGVSNIYMSRIDAKGDWTDPEMIDESINTQFDEGSGTMSSDGKTMYFTKCPYNNEEPLTAQIFEVTRSGGKWGEPTQIAIGGDSLLVAHPAISPDGNTLYFVSDMPGGEGGKDIWKAAKGGESGWGEPINMGNVINTPGDEMFPYVRDDGSLYFASNGHVGYGGLDIYRAVFDEEAGYYRVSNLGKPINSEGDDFGIVFKGMEEEGLLSSSRGSSKGVDNIYSFILPKLEFSMKGRVFAQNEETPITEAYVRLIGSDGTNIKLNVKEDGAFGFQLKKQTDYVFMVASKGYFNYKHKFTTVGLSDNKEFEFDVPMMPMEDAIMFQNLYFEKGKYDLNNDSKQELDRLVAILDMNQSIVLDIAAHASGEGSETESIVLSQKRAEAVMNYLLSKGVKTQRLSAKGYGDTQPVEVNAKLARKYDFLVQGTTLTPVIIGQMRGNANKRTANEINRRIEFKIHKNEDSE
- the murF gene encoding UDP-N-acetylmuramoyl-tripeptide--D-alanyl-D-alanine ligase, whose amino-acid sequence is MDKIKDIYKAFCQSSGISTDSRNCPDNSMFVALKGSNFDGNKYIDEVLSQGATYAISSNSEFSTLENVFIVEDTLLTLQQLANYHRKHLTFPIISITGTNGKTTSKELINTVLSEKYKTKATAGNFNNHIGVPLTLLSFSNDLEIGIVEMGANHMGEIELLCNIAEPDYCLITNVGKAHLEGFGSFEGVKKAKGEMYQYALKNEKTIFINKSNLHLKEMAKSNTNKFEYGKNSNIEAKITSLNPFVSIEWDDYKTNNRYETTTNLIGSYNLENINAAIAIGRYFDVEPEAINKALTNYSPTNNRSQFIQTNENKIIMDAYNANPSSMVVALDNFNQIEEDKKIVILGGMKELGKDSEKEHQKLIELIDNCSFNKVILIGEEFSGINKQYIHFTTNAECIASLKKNQLKDSYILIKGSRSNKLEELLPLL
- the porV gene encoding type IX secretion system outer membrane channel protein PorV encodes the protein MKKNLLKIGTALIILSLNFIFIEAQTPIQTAVPFLNINPESRSGGMGDVGAATSPDMNSQHLNPAKYAFIESSMGVSVSFTPWLRSLVNDINMYYVTYHYRMDKMQTLSASLRYFSMGQITFTGADGTDQYTGSPNEFALDAAYSRILSEKFSGAVAFRYIRSDLTNGYGDNGALSAGNAFAADVAFYFVNPMRVNRNDAEFSAGLNISNIGSKISYDKVNKEFIPTNIKLGVGFAMDMDKYNSISFALDANKLLVPSAQLSGDGEDMTGLSVPAAIFKSFGDHTDGFSGELQEITVSLGAEYWYDKQFALRAGYFHENENQGNRKFASAGAGLRFNAFQLDASYIIPIVANNPLGNTMRFSLSFDLSEMNGGNKKKRR